TTGTCTGCCAGTTCAGTCAACCGAGTAACTTGACGATCTTCAATCACCTGACGAGGAATCACCTGAAGCGTTAGGGGGACATCGCGTAAAGGTGCTTCAATTCGGGTTCCGGTGGTTGCCGTTGAGGGATTGTATCCTTCGTCCTGCTCCCCTGTGACCACCACTTGAATCTCTTCTCCTTCTGTTTCCTCTACCTCTTCTGCTGCTGGTTCCGCCGGTGTCACACTCAAAACCAAATTCTGGGCATCGGTTCTCACGTTTGCGATCGGAGGAGCTTCTACCCCGGTCACTGCGACTCGAACCCCTGTTCCGCGTGGCGTAACCGTTACCAGCGCAATTCCGTCTACAGGATTGACCGTCTGGAATTTATCCCCTTCTGGCAAAGCCAACACCGCATTGGGAATATCCGCAATCAATGCATTGCCAATCACAGAGGTAGTAATCGCAGGTTGTTGGTTGGTCGCCGTTGCCAAAAGGATCTCAAATCCGGTTTCGGTTGGATTAATCTGCACTCCTGTAATTTGCACCGTCGATTGGGCTAACCATTCCTCCACGGTGCTAGCCGGACGTTCTAACTCACTGAGATGGGCGATCGCCTCTTCTGGGATGACTTCAACATTGACGGCATGAGTTGAGTTCGCTTGCTGCACCCTATTTGCAACATTAGATTCACTGCCAGAACCAACGAATGAATGTTGCACTTGTGCCTGGGTAGACTGCATTCCCGCAAGCGCAACCCCTACAAAACATCCAACCATCCAACACTGCAATTGCACTTTACGCACACGCTGTGAATCCATTCCCCTAATTCCTCACACGACTCTTTCTAGCTTTTATGTTGTGCTGCAACGATCTGAAGCTAGATACAAATAATTCTCAGTAGTGATGAGAATAGAAGATTAGCGCGATCGGATTTTGTTGGAAACGGATCTTTTTTTTGCCCGATCCGGATTTTTTAAACTTATGACGCTTTACGACAGGCGATTGGAGTCATGCCGTAACGTTGCTTAAAGGCGTGACAAAATTGGCTCTGGCTGGCATATCCTACGGTGTGAGCGATCGCCGCAATGCTCAATTGTTGTTCGGCTAACAGTTGTTTAGCACGTTCCATTCGGCAGGTTTGTAGATAGCCAAATACTGTAGTGCCAAAGATTTGACGAAATCCAGATTTCAGCTTGTAATCGTTGATCCCCACTTGTCGTGCTAAATCCATCAGCGACGGTGGATTTTGGATATCGCGCATTAAGATATCTCTGGCGTGATGGAGTCGTTCTACATCATCGGCATGAAGGGTGCGACACGTTGACGGTTGGCGTTGTTCCGTCCATTGATGCAGTTGTAATGTCAGCAGTTCCAGTGCTTTGCTTTCCAGAAAGATGCGCTTTGTGATGCCCCGATACGGGCAGTCGATAATCTGCCGCAAAGTCTTTTGCATTGCCAGATTTAACGCTCCCGTGGAACAGTGAAAGCGTTGAAGCGGCTTGTTCTCAAAGAATTGTTGGAGTTCACCCGAAAGAGTGCTAGACTCGACGCCAAACGAACGCAAGTAATCCACATCAAAATAAATTCTGACCATTTGCAGGCGTTGATGGGCTGGAAACTGTTCGATTTCTTGAAGGTCAGGCAGAAAAAACAGATAACTCTGACCTGCTTTCTCCTCGTACTCACTTTTGACACCGTTGACGCCAGGAGTCAGGACTGGATGATGTCCAGACAAGTAGAACTTGGACACTAACGGCATGGTCTCATCATGATCATTTAGGTTGCTTAAGGATTGGTGATAGTCATTATCAATGAACTCCAGCCAAAACCCTGGACGCAGTTGCACCTCCCAAAAGTAATCCTGGCTGTAGCGATGCTTGCATCTGCCGACGCGATCAAACCCATCTTTGCCGTAGACAATTTCTCCGTTGCCTGCCGCAAGGCTTTCCTCCCACTGTTGCCAATAGGTTTCGTATGCGATCGTTTCTGTCATACGCGGTCTTGTTTCAACAGCATTTTGGTCGTGCATCAAAAAACAGTGGGATAAGTAATTAAGCTAACTAAAGGACAAAAGTGTGCAAATGATGACAGAGCAAGGATTTCATGAGAATTACCACATTCAGAACATGAAACTCTATGAATCAGGTTACTCTACTTCGAGATGCCTTGCGCCCTCATTTAGCTTGGCATGGTGCGCGACTAAGCTTTGTGGCAGCATTTCTCATAACGCTGTTGCCAGTCAAAACTGTCAGTCCTACAACAGTGATTCAGGAATTTAAAAAAACTCGCACACCTCAAGATGCGTAGTATTTATGCAAGATGTCTAATCAGAAACTCTTGCAATGGCTAGAACCTGAGAGTGTGGAGGTGGTGATTATTTCGTGGGAATTCCTTCCAACCGAACCGCCATGGACGGAAACTACGGTAACTACAAGCTTAAAACCAAATTTACATTCCGTTACAATTAAGGCATAAAGAGGTTAAATCAAACCTCTCAAAGCTGAAATCAGAGGTTGCCTGTATGAACGGCACTATTCGCGTTGGGAACCTGTTCGGGATTCCCTTTTATATCGCTCAGTCTTGGTTTTTGGTTCTGGGCTTAGTAACCTGGAGCTATGCGAGTGGACTGGCGGCTCAATTTCCTGGCTTGGGCGGATCGTTGCCTTGGCTACTAGGATTAGTTGCAGCTCTATTGCTATTTGCTTCTGTTCTGGCACATGAATTAGGACATAGCTTTGTAGCAATTCGGCAAGGAATTGAGGTTAAATCAATTACCCTGTTTTTATTCGGCGGTCTTGCCAGCCTAGAAAAAGAGTCAAAGACCCCATCTGAAGCATTTTGGGTGGCGATCGCTGGTCCTTTAGTCAGTTTATTGCTGTTTGGTATAGTCACAGCTATTAATGTCAGCACTCCCCTATCAGGACCATTCGCAGCAATTCTCGGCGTGCTAGCTTACGTCAACTTAGCGTTAGCAATGTTCAACTTGATTCCTGGCTTACCACTAGACGGTGGCAATATTCTAAAAGCGCTAGTTTGGAAAGTTACAGGCAATCCTTACAAGGGTGTTGTTTTTGCTAGCCGTGCGGGTCAATTCATTGGTTGGCTGGCGATCGCTAGCGGGTTAATTCCTTTCCTAGTATTTGGTAGCTTTGCTAACTTCTGGTACGCCTTAATCGGTTGGTTCTTGCTGCAAAATGCGGGTCGAGCTGCTCAGTCTGCTACAGTACAGGAACAACTTAATGGTTTGACAGTAGCAGATGCTGTCACGCCTGATAGCCCGGTAGTACCTGCTAGCCTTTCTCTCAGGGAATTTGCAGATGAATACATTCTTGGTAATGACAAGTGGCGCAGGTTTTTGGTTACAGATGATGCAGGTCAATTAGTAGGTGCGATTACCGTGGATGACTTGAGAACAATCCCCAATCCACGCTGGTCAGAAACTCAAGTTAAAGAGATCATGCAACCAATCGAACAATCCGCTGTCATTCAGTCGAATCAATCATTGCTAGAAGCGGCAATGTTGCTGGAACAACAACAGCGATCGGCACTACCTGTCATTCGTGAGAATGGAGTGCTAGTTGGAATTCTAGAAAAAGCCTCGATTATTAGCCTGCTTCAGAAAAGAGTGCAAGCAAATCCAGCTTAACAGCTAAAAATCTGTAATAATTTTCAAATTTCCTCAGCAACCTGGGGATTTTTTTATGCTACGAGTAACAATCCATATTTGCCACCGTTTTGGTTAGGCAGGCTACAAATCAATCGGCTATAAGGTGCTTGCAGCAATAGTTTCCCAATCTAAAATCCAAAATCCAAAATCGTTTTGGTCACTGCTGTAGAATAGCTGAACTTTCCTGAACTTTTCTGTATTGACCTGAATTTTTCTGAACTGATAAATTTTGGAGTCAGTCGAACCCCTAGCAGCAGGATGTCCCCGAAAGTAGTACTTCAACTTACCTAGTCGCTGCCAGCATTATCAGGAGGCGCAAGATTAGCAGTTATGGTCTTGAATCAGCTAAGAATATCCGAGTACGAAGATGAAGAAGATGGGTATAGCTACCAACCGCGTCGCTCATCAGCCCCTACACTAGCAGGGCGCCAGCGGTATCAGCGGCGGCAGCGAGCTGCTGTGATAGCAGCAGGAACTGGGTTAACGACAAATACTGCTAGCGGCATACCCGAAGCTGTGAATGAGCTAGCCGAATTGATAGTCATAGAGCTGCAGTGCTTTGAAGAAGTGTCGCCAGCAGTTCAAGCATTACAGCAGGGTAAGTCCGTAGTGTTAAACCTGACGATGCTCAACCCGGAACAGGCGCAGCGAGCAGTAGACTTTCTTGCTGGCGCTACCTACTCCATACAGGGAAATCAAGAGCGGCTTGGTGAGGGGATCTTTCTATTCACTCCCAGTTGTGTTCCAATCACCGCTCCTGCTCACTGATATAGATAGGTAAAGATTAACATTCAGCCGCCATCACACAGACTCTAGGAGGCGATCGCTATCATTGTAGAAGTGAAATCAGCCAAAGCTAAGAAAGCAATAGAGCCTATTGGTCAGTTGGCAACCCAAGCAGCGGCAAGGGAGCCGTTTATGCCAGTAGTGCGGGAGTTAGTCCGGGCTTACCAAGCGTTTAAAAGTTATGATGATGCTCATATTCGTCAGTTGGGCTTAACATCCTCCCAGTTTGACGTAATCGCCACCTTGGGAAATACTCCAGGCATGACTT
This window of the Chroococcidiopsis sp. CCMEE 29 genome carries:
- a CDS encoding TonB-dependent receptor plug domain-containing protein gives rise to the protein MDSQRVRKVQLQCWMVGCFVGVALAGMQSTQAQVQHSFVGSGSESNVANRVQQANSTHAVNVEVIPEEAIAHLSELERPASTVEEWLAQSTVQITGVQINPTETGFEILLATATNQQPAITTSVIGNALIADIPNAVLALPEGDKFQTVNPVDGIALVTVTPRGTGVRVAVTGVEAPPIANVRTDAQNLVLSVTPAEPAAEEVEETEGEEIQVVVTGEQDEGYNPSTATTGTRIEAPLRDVPLTLQVIPRQVIEDRQVTRLTELADNVPGVEPYSGYGGLPSNDYYIRGFNTQESFRNGFRDFTFISPRDPANVERVEFLRGPASVLYGGGFNLTGAVNTVTERPLAEPHYEINGTVGSYEFYRSTLDFTGPLVEDGSLLYRLNLAYSNADSFRDFNESESVFIAPVLTWNIGPRTTLTTEFEYHNYDYVFDRGFPPGEVFLDLPRDRFLFEPDLNRANLIHITSVITLNTNLTTSGGFGRVSVDWLWKEIQKPPSLLTTMLPLLKQTVEP
- a CDS encoding AraC family transcriptional regulator, with protein sequence MTETIAYETYWQQWEESLAAGNGEIVYGKDGFDRVGRCKHRYSQDYFWEVQLRPGFWLEFIDNDYHQSLSNLNDHDETMPLVSKFYLSGHHPVLTPGVNGVKSEYEEKAGQSYLFFLPDLQEIEQFPAHQRLQMVRIYFDVDYLRSFGVESSTLSGELQQFFENKPLQRFHCSTGALNLAMQKTLRQIIDCPYRGITKRIFLESKALELLTLQLHQWTEQRQPSTCRTLHADDVERLHHARDILMRDIQNPPSLMDLARQVGINDYKLKSGFRQIFGTTVFGYLQTCRMERAKQLLAEQQLSIAAIAHTVGYASQSQFCHAFKQRYGMTPIACRKAS
- a CDS encoding site-2 protease family protein; the encoded protein is MNGTIRVGNLFGIPFYIAQSWFLVLGLVTWSYASGLAAQFPGLGGSLPWLLGLVAALLLFASVLAHELGHSFVAIRQGIEVKSITLFLFGGLASLEKESKTPSEAFWVAIAGPLVSLLLFGIVTAINVSTPLSGPFAAILGVLAYVNLALAMFNLIPGLPLDGGNILKALVWKVTGNPYKGVVFASRAGQFIGWLAIASGLIPFLVFGSFANFWYALIGWFLLQNAGRAAQSATVQEQLNGLTVADAVTPDSPVVPASLSLREFADEYILGNDKWRRFLVTDDAGQLVGAITVDDLRTIPNPRWSETQVKEIMQPIEQSAVIQSNQSLLEAAMLLEQQQRSALPVIRENGVLVGILEKASIISLLQKRVQANPA
- the sepF gene encoding cell division protein SepF translates to MNQLRISEYEDEEDGYSYQPRRSSAPTLAGRQRYQRRQRAAVIAAGTGLTTNTASGIPEAVNELAELIVIELQCFEEVSPAVQALQQGKSVVLNLTMLNPEQAQRAVDFLAGATYSIQGNQERLGEGIFLFTPSCVPITAPAH